One Pyrus communis chromosome 13, drPyrComm1.1, whole genome shotgun sequence genomic window carries:
- the LOC137713227 gene encoding RING-H2 finger protein ATL46-like, producing MSRILHGWQQKDDNLIYPTPSLITPPSSSPSSSTGSISPVLLLVIVIVAVMFFIYGFAHLLLRCLIKRSPSSSIFQSNRFPETSGSRAIQRQLQQLFRLHDSGLDQATIDSLPVFFCKDIVGLKEEPFDCAVCLCEFSDQDRLRLLPVCGHAFHIDCIDTWLLSNSTCPLCRGTILGSGILLENPVFDFGDSREMSDGVVSDGENMCSSGRKGLVVEEGVGEKKVYSVRLGKFKSLNEGDESGGKVGESSRCNLDARRCYSMGAYQYVVGDSNLQVALSPDCDAKLAKEGVRNGSFSVNENLEGKKISSRHKGESFSVSKIWLWSAKNKFPGSSNAQTGLPPFRVISPINAET from the coding sequence ATGTCTAGAATTCTCCATGGATGGCAGCAAAAAGATGATAATTTGATATATCCAACCCCCTCATTGATAACCCCACCATCATCATCTCCTTCTTCATCTACTGGCAGTATCAGTCCAGTGCTTCTTTTGGTTATAGTAATTGTAGCTGTTATGTTTTTTATCTATGGGTTTGCTCATTTGCTTTTGAGATGCCTCATAAAAAGGTCACCTTCCTCCTCAATCTTTCAATCCAATAGATTCCCAGAAACCTCTGGGTCTCGAGCTATCCAAAGGCAGCTTCAGCAGCTTTTTCGCCTTCACGATTCGGGCCTTGATCAAGCCACCATTGATTCTCTACCTGTGTTCTTCTGCAAAGACATTGTTGGTTTGAAGGAGGAGCCATTTGATTGTGCAGTTTGTCTGTGTGAATTTTCTGACCAGGACAGGCTGAGGTTGCTTCCTGTGTGCGGTCATGCTTTCCACATTGATTGCATTGACACTTGGCTTCTCTCGAATTCGACGTGCCCCCTTTGTAGAGGAACCATTTTGGGGTCTGGGATTTTGTTGGAGAATCCGGTGTTCGATTTCGGTGATTCTAGGGAGATGTCAGATGGGGTTGTGAGTGATGGGGAGAACATGTGTTCGAGCGGTCGGAAAGGTTTGGTTGTGGAGGAAGGTGTTGGTGAAAAGAAGGTTTATTCTGTGAGGCTTGGGAAGTTCAAAAGCCTGAATGAAGGGGATGAAAGTGGAGGGAAAGTGGGGGAGAGCAGTAGGTGTAATTTGGATGCCAGGAGATGTTACTCAATGGGTGCATATCAGTATGTGGTTGGCGATTCAAATCTCCAAGTTGCATTATCCCCCGACTGTGATGCCAAGCTTGCCAAAGAGGGAGTTAGAAATGGGAGCTTCTCAGTTAATGAGAATTTGGAAGGGAAGAAAATCAGTAGCAGACATAAGGGTGAGAGTTTCTCGGTTTCGAAGATTTGGCTTTGGTCTGCAAAAAACAAATTCCCGGGTTCTTCAAATGCTCAAACCGGTTTGCCTCCTTTTCGTGTAATTTCTCCGATCAATGCTGAAACATGA